In Phytoactinopolyspora mesophila, the following are encoded in one genomic region:
- a CDS encoding FtsW/RodA/SpoVE family cell cycle protein, whose amino-acid sequence MPTLESGKWGHSMRPASPNEASGRQLSASRVRTVDLAVLGAVLVLAGLGTLNLITIGAESLALRHVAVIGVGISMLLIMARWGASRLPLIGWAMYIASLAGLLVVLAGDVGSRGARRWLDLGVVTVQPSELAKIGVVIVLATLLGPGYTRRRFIVALGLAGVPIGLIMLQPDLSTGLVLAAMTAFVVILARVPLLPLIPLFGAALAALPLAVLLLRPYQLGRIQAFVSGDREASGSGWAMLQAEIAVALGGVTGTSGEPLHDLRVTYIPEAEHDLAFASLVHSWGLAAGVAVAVAVLVLVWRVVLVGRQSRMPEAALLAGGVATLLGVQTVVSIAANLGLLPHTGLPIPLFSYGGTAALATLVALGLVLATRRESEKRWPLWDAPAGRRRRPRWARTAAMVLTANLFALSYFTWHTQDVRSEELRAVSEEQMTRCIRLPAERGQIVAADGTPLVNNSDRYDVRVLPGLFPDSDSDELGRLASLVDESPDDVQAVLDGRGGELDVTVASVLPDAAADIAAEEFPGVLVAPSERREYPHGRLLGPMLGYVGVGTPEDMDRWPDLPLGATVGRAGLEQQYDDVLRGQDGRQCIYVDPVGRPMAAAGRIDPEPGDDVELHLDLELQELADSLVRAAIDDVGGDVGAAVVMNPRTGAVLALAGAPAYDNNAYTPPIDWATLRAEIEAPGVPLLHQAVQHPAPPGSTFKLVTAAANAEHEIIPPNRVIPTGASYNLGGHSFANWRPMPPHNMIDAIAWSNNVYFYDLAWRLGPDRLISTAQQLGVGQRTGIDLPGESPGMLSTPESVEQAGGTWYGGATVILGIGQGPVVATPMQAARWTAGLATGEMVTPRLAATLGADGEVETPDPEPLSFADQLGPVRDGMRAAVTGGTAAQLGVLPVEAGGKTGSAENPASPLDGPDSWFTAVAPLDDPEVVVTVYVRGGGMGSETSGPVARQLLEHYFD is encoded by the coding sequence ATGCCTACGCTGGAGAGCGGCAAGTGGGGCCACTCCATGCGCCCAGCCAGCCCAAACGAGGCTTCCGGCCGGCAGCTCAGCGCATCACGCGTGCGCACCGTCGACCTGGCGGTGCTCGGCGCCGTCCTGGTGCTCGCTGGGCTCGGCACTCTCAACCTGATCACCATCGGAGCCGAGTCGCTCGCGCTCAGGCACGTGGCGGTCATCGGCGTGGGTATCAGCATGCTGCTGATCATGGCCCGCTGGGGAGCTTCCCGGCTGCCGTTGATCGGCTGGGCCATGTACATCGCGTCGCTCGCGGGTCTGCTGGTGGTTCTGGCCGGTGACGTGGGATCTCGGGGAGCACGCCGGTGGCTCGATCTCGGCGTGGTGACGGTGCAGCCGTCCGAACTGGCGAAGATCGGTGTGGTCATCGTCCTGGCAACCCTGCTGGGGCCCGGGTACACCCGGCGCCGTTTCATCGTCGCGCTGGGGCTGGCCGGCGTGCCGATCGGGTTGATCATGCTGCAGCCGGATCTGTCGACCGGGCTCGTGCTGGCGGCGATGACGGCGTTCGTGGTGATCCTGGCCCGGGTTCCGCTGCTGCCGCTGATCCCGCTCTTCGGTGCTGCCCTGGCAGCGCTGCCGCTCGCAGTGCTGCTGTTGCGGCCCTACCAGCTGGGCCGGATCCAGGCCTTCGTATCCGGCGACCGCGAGGCCTCGGGGTCGGGCTGGGCAATGCTGCAGGCTGAGATCGCGGTGGCGCTGGGGGGAGTCACGGGCACCTCGGGTGAGCCGTTACATGACCTGCGCGTCACCTACATCCCGGAAGCCGAGCACGACCTCGCCTTCGCCAGCCTGGTGCACAGCTGGGGGCTGGCGGCCGGGGTGGCCGTGGCGGTGGCCGTGCTCGTGCTCGTATGGCGGGTTGTGCTGGTGGGGCGGCAATCCCGGATGCCTGAGGCGGCATTGCTGGCCGGAGGGGTGGCGACGTTGCTCGGGGTGCAGACGGTGGTGTCGATCGCTGCCAACCTGGGGCTGCTGCCGCACACCGGACTGCCCATCCCGCTGTTCAGCTACGGAGGCACCGCCGCGCTGGCGACGTTGGTGGCTCTCGGCCTGGTGCTGGCCACCCGGCGCGAGTCCGAGAAGCGCTGGCCGCTGTGGGACGCGCCGGCCGGGCGTCGTCGTCGCCCGCGGTGGGCCCGTACCGCCGCTATGGTGCTCACCGCCAACCTGTTCGCGTTGTCCTACTTCACCTGGCACACCCAGGACGTGCGTAGTGAGGAGCTCCGGGCGGTCAGCGAGGAGCAGATGACGCGCTGTATCAGGCTGCCGGCCGAGCGCGGCCAGATTGTCGCGGCCGACGGCACACCACTGGTGAACAACAGCGACCGCTATGACGTGCGGGTCCTGCCCGGGCTGTTCCCAGATTCAGACTCCGACGAGCTCGGGCGGCTGGCGTCGCTGGTCGATGAGTCGCCCGACGACGTCCAGGCGGTGCTGGACGGCCGTGGCGGCGAACTCGACGTGACCGTGGCGTCGGTGCTGCCAGACGCCGCTGCCGACATCGCCGCCGAGGAGTTCCCAGGTGTGCTCGTGGCACCGTCTGAACGGCGCGAATATCCGCACGGGCGGCTGCTGGGGCCGATGCTTGGTTACGTCGGCGTCGGCACGCCGGAAGACATGGACCGCTGGCCGGATCTCCCGTTGGGCGCTACTGTCGGCCGCGCCGGTCTCGAACAGCAATACGACGACGTTCTGCGCGGCCAGGACGGGCGGCAATGTATCTACGTCGATCCGGTCGGGCGGCCGATGGCGGCAGCGGGGCGCATTGATCCAGAGCCCGGCGACGACGTCGAGCTGCACCTCGACCTCGAGCTTCAGGAACTGGCCGACAGCCTGGTACGAGCGGCGATCGACGACGTGGGCGGTGACGTCGGCGCGGCGGTGGTCATGAACCCCCGGACCGGGGCTGTGCTCGCGCTGGCGGGCGCGCCGGCGTATGACAACAATGCCTATACGCCCCCAATCGACTGGGCAACGCTACGGGCGGAGATCGAGGCCCCTGGAGTCCCGCTGCTGCATCAGGCCGTCCAGCATCCGGCACCCCCGGGATCTACCTTCAAACTGGTCACGGCGGCGGCCAATGCCGAACACGAGATCATCCCACCGAACCGGGTGATCCCCACGGGCGCGTCCTACAACCTGGGCGGGCACTCATTCGCCAACTGGCGGCCGATGCCGCCGCACAACATGATCGACGCGATCGCGTGGTCGAACAACGTGTATTTCTACGATCTGGCCTGGCGCCTCGGGCCGGACCGGCTGATCTCGACGGCCCAGCAACTCGGGGTGGGGCAGCGCACCGGTATCGACCTGCCCGGCGAGAGCCCCGGCATGCTGAGCACCCCGGAATCGGTCGAGCAGGCAGGCGGCACCTGGTACGGCGGAGCCACGGTCATCCTGGGGATCGGGCAGGGGCCGGTCGTTGCCACTCCCATGCAAGCGGCGCGCTGGACCGCCGGGCTCGCCACCGGTGAGATGGTCACCCCGCGCCTGGCTGCCACCTTGGGTGCCGACGGCGAGGTCGAAACCCCGGATCCGGAGCCGCTGTCCTTCGCCGACCAACTCGGCCCGGTCCGCGACGGCATGCGGGCCGCAGTGACCGGTGGCACCGCTGCTCAGCTCGGCGTGCTCCCGGTAGAGGCTGGCGGCAAGACCGGCTCGGCGGAGAACCCGGCTTCACCGCTGGACGGGCCTGACTCCTGGTTCACCGCAGTCGCTCCGCTGGACGACCCCGAAGTTGTGGTGACGGTGTACGTGCGTGGCGGTGGAATGGGCTCGGAGACCTCGGGTCCGGTCGCGCGGCAGCTCCTCGAGCACTACTTCGATTGA